The following proteins are co-located in the Pirellulaceae bacterium genome:
- a CDS encoding PHB depolymerase family esterase — translation MPKQNFRIALLILTLLSLLTCSYQLVGEEQHTVSPFLAFNYNGVVRKYLLHLPQELPDNAPLVFLLHGYGGDARDYVELGMNQVADTHKFVVCYPQGEKDFEGMPHWNARLKISQTDDIGFLSALAADVQKRHNLNSKKTFTCGISNGGFMSYTLVAERPDVFKAAASVIGTMSGYTWQHREKIQPIPVLQISGLSDKVIPYDGTMASAGGWGGAPSQDIVIDFWAKLNKTQTKEVVKISKNTTADYYRDGVNNHEVWHYKIARFGHRVPSKRETGIVTAELIWQFFSRF, via the coding sequence ATGCCAAAGCAGAATTTTCGTATTGCTCTTCTGATCCTTACGCTCTTGTCGCTGTTGACCTGCAGCTACCAACTCGTCGGTGAAGAACAGCACACGGTTAGCCCGTTCCTCGCATTCAATTACAACGGAGTTGTAAGGAAGTATCTGCTGCACCTACCGCAAGAGCTTCCAGACAATGCTCCGTTGGTGTTTTTGCTTCACGGGTACGGTGGTGATGCCCGAGATTACGTTGAGCTAGGAATGAATCAAGTAGCAGACACACACAAGTTTGTGGTCTGCTATCCACAAGGCGAAAAAGATTTCGAAGGCATGCCCCACTGGAATGCCAGGCTCAAGATTAGTCAGACCGACGACATCGGCTTCCTGTCGGCACTGGCCGCCGATGTCCAAAAACGCCACAATCTTAATTCCAAAAAGACCTTTACCTGTGGAATTTCCAACGGTGGCTTCATGAGCTATACCCTGGTGGCAGAACGCCCCGATGTATTCAAAGCAGCCGCCTCGGTGATTGGCACCATGAGTGGATACACTTGGCAGCATCGTGAAAAGATCCAACCGATACCTGTTCTCCAGATTTCAGGCTTGAGTGACAAGGTCATTCCGTATGATGGGACGATGGCATCGGCCGGCGGTTGGGGAGGGGCACCGAGTCAGGACATCGTTATTGATTTTTGGGCCAAGCTCAATAAAACCCAGACCAAAGAGGTCGTCAAGATTTCTAAGAACACAACAGCTGACTATTACAGAGACGGTGTGAACAATCACGAAGTCTGGCACTACAAGATCGCGAGATTTGGCCACCGAGTGCCGAGCAAAAGAGAAACGGGAATTGTCACCGCAGAGCTGATTTGGCAGTTTTTCAGTCGATTCTAG